A stretch of Chanodichthys erythropterus isolate Z2021 chromosome 20, ASM2448905v1, whole genome shotgun sequence DNA encodes these proteins:
- the dnajc16 gene encoding dnaJ homolog subfamily C member 16 encodes MMRMVVVLLSVMMIYMLLMDAVVESAAEFDPYKVLGVTRSASQAEIKKVYKRLAKEWHPDKNKNPDAEDMFIKITKSYEILTNEEKRASYDRYGQTDNSHPYGRSHYGFRHFHDNFYFDETFFHFPFNNKGGRDFADSKYTLHFNQYVNEVVPDSFKRPYLIKITSDWCFSCIHIEPVWKETVQELETLGIGIGVVDVGYERRLSNHLGAHQTPSILGVVNGKVAFFHYAVVKGHLMQFVEDLLPQRLVEKVTDKNSQEFLKSWHELNKPHVLLFDQVPSVPLLYKLTAFAYKDYVQFGYVDQGLSETADLLRKFNINTYAPTMLVFKEDVEKPADIIQAKGMRKQIIDEFISNNRFLLAPRLVNQKLFDELCPVKQFHRRRKYCILLITGEEESFATGNEAFLSLASANTNDVLRFAYVYERRQQPLCDALLKNKDSTPPQVVILERRNEAGKILYKPVLGGWNGSKEDKHKLLEELERLQKDPSILNYDAILPELNNEFASMFLIRWIYTAYDYLSEIIDDLLHNNWREMMPLMSLLFSALFILFGTVVIQAFSDSSEEKQPKVKSNETAKTENGSPNTSNTSSSRPPKKNFVEVTELTDITYTSNLVKLRPGHINVVLVLTDATKNILLSKFAKEVYSFTGSLTLHFSFLNVDKHSEWMTAVLEYAQDAMQIDTDEDEVGGRKVDYTGYVLALNGHKKYLCLFKPVYTGEDLDSKPEEEGGVSRSRKGMTRSRSTTLQIHHKLDRLGLWMERLMEGTLPRYYVPAWPGLDKITVNK; translated from the exons atcctGACGCAGAAGACATGTTCATAAAGATTACAAAGTCTTATGAG ATCTTAACAAATGAGGAGAAGAGAGCCAGCTACGATCGATATGGACAAACAGACAACTCTCATCCGTATGGTCGCAGCCATTATGGTTTCCGCCACTTTCATGACAACTTCTACTTTGATGAGACTTTCTTCCACTTTCCCTTCAACAATAAGGGTGGTCGGGACTTTGCTGACAGCAAGTACACGTTGCACTTCAACCAGTATGTCAATGAAGTTGTGCCTGACAGCTTCAAGAGACCTTACTTGATCAAGATCACCTCAGACTGGTGCTTTAGCTGCATCCATATCGAGCCCGTCTGGAAAGAAACAGTGCAGGAATTGGAAACTCTGG GGATTGGGATTGGTGTGGTTGATGTTGGTTACGAGCGGCGTTTATCTAATCACCTGGGTGCACATCAGACTCCCTCCATTCTTGGTGTTGTCAATGGAAAAGTGGCTTTCTTTCATTACGCTGTTGTTAAGGGCCACCTGATGCAGTTCGTAGAGGATTTACTGCCACAGAGACTAGTTGAAAAG GTTACAGACAAGAACAGCCAAGAGTTTCTGAAGAGCTGGCATGAGCTGAACAAGCCACATGTTCTCCTGTTTGACCAAGTGCCTTCGGTTCCTCTGCTTTATAAG CTAACAGCGTTTGCCTATAAGGATTACGTGCAGTTTGGATATGTGGATCAAGGTCTTTCTGAGACCGCTGACCTGCTcagaaaattcaacataaaCACTTATGCGCCAACCATGCTTGTCTTCAAAGAAGATGTTGAGAAGCCTGCAGACATTATACAG GCTAAAGGGATGAGGAAGCAGATAATAGATGAGTTCATCTCCAACAACAGGTTCCTACTGGCCCCTCGTCTGGTAAACCAGAAGCTATTTGATGAGCTTTGCCCAGTTAAACAGTTCCATCGACGCAGGAA ATATTGCATTCTACTCATCACTGGTGAGGAAGAGTCCTTCGCCACAGGAAATGAAGCATTCCTTTCACTAGCCTCTGCAAACACTAATGATGTATTGCGGTTTGCTTACGTCTACGAGAGACGACAGCAGCCTCTATGTGATGCTCTTCTAAAGAACAAAGACAGCACACCACCACAG GTAGTGATTCTGGAGAGGCGTAACGAAGCTGGTAAGATCCTGTATAAGCCAGTCTTGGGAGGATGGAACGGCAGTAAAGAGGACAAACACAAGCTCCTGGAGGAACTCGAACGACTGCAGAAGGATCCCTCCATCCTCAACTACGACGCCATTCTGCCAGAGCTCAACAATGAGTTTGCCTCT atgtTTTTAATAAGATGGATTTACACGGCATATGACTACTTGTCTGAAATTATTGATGATCTTCTTCACAATAACTG gCGTGAGATGATGCCCCTTATGTCTTTGTTATTCTCTgcactttttattttgtttggcaCTGTAGTTATTCAAGCGTTTAG TGACTCAAGTGAGGAAAAACAGCCCAAAGTGAAATCAAATGAGACCGCTAAGACAGAGAACGGTTCACCAAACACCTCCAACACTTCCAG cagtCGTCCACCAAAGAAGAACTTTGTGGAGGTGACGGAGTTAACCGACATCACATACACCAGTAACCTGGTGAAGTTGAGGCCGGGTCACATCAATGTAGTTCTGGTACTCACTGATGCCACGAAGAACATCTTGCTCAGCAAGTTTGCCAAGGAAGTTTATTCATTCACTGG GAGTTTGACGCTACACTTCTCCTTCCTAAATGTGGATAAACACAGTGAATGGATGACTGCTGTGCTGGAGTATGCCCAGGACGCCATGCAGATCGACACGGACGAGGACGAGGTGGGCGGCCGCAAAGTAGACTACACGGGCTACGTTCTAGCCCTCAATGGCCATAAGAAATACCTGTGTCTTTTCAAGCCAGTCTACACAGGCGAAGACTTGGATAGCAAGCCGGAGGAGGAAGGAGGAGTTTCCCGGTCCAGGAAGGGCATGACCCGCTCTCGATCCACAACTCTTCAGATCCACCACAAACTGGATCGACTTGGGCTGTGGATGGAGCGACTGATGGAAGGGACTCTGCCCCGGTACTACGTCCCAGCCTGGCCCGGTCTGGACAAGATCACTGTCAATAAATAA